The nucleotide sequence GCCGCCGCGGCGCATGATCGTCGATGCGACGGTGCGCCTGTGCGCCGACATGGGCCTGACGGTCATTGCCGAAGGCATCGAGACCGAAGGCGAACTTTCCGCGCTGCGCGATCTCGGGGTGCGCTACGTGCAAGGGTTTCACCTCGCACGGCCCGGGTGGCGCGAGTGCCAAGACGCGCTCAGGGCTGCGGCGTGACCGCCTCCGGGTAGGAGATTTCCAGCACCTCCCACTCTTTCTCTCCTGCCGGCAGGCGCACCGTGCGCAGGTCGCCGACAGCCGCACCGCGCAAGGCGCGGGCAATGGGCGCGCTCCAACCGATCTTGTGCGACGAGGCATCCTGTTCGTCGTCTCCGACCAGGGTCAGCGTGCGTTGCTCGTCGTTCTCGTCGGCGATCGTGACGGTGGCGCCAAACCACGCCCGTGCCCTGTCGGGCTGGGCCGCAGGATCGACCACCTTGGCCGTCTTCATCTTCTTGGCCAGTCGCGCCAGCTCGCGGTCGATCTCGCGCATCCGCTTGCGGCCATAGAGATAGTCGCCGTTCTCGCTGCGGTCGCCATTGCCGGCAGCCCAGCTGACGATGGCGACGATTTCCGGCCGCTCGGTGCCGAGCAGGCGATCGTAGCGCGCACGGAGCGCGGCGAGGCCGGCCGGCGTAATGTAGTTGGTGCGGGGTTCCACTGGTCGGCTGGCTACGCTCGGCCGGATCGTCAGCGCAGAAGCGAGTCGAGCTTGCGCGGCGTGCCGTAAGGCGCCTTGTCCGGATGCAGCGATTCGTAGACGACGGCGTTCTCGAGCACCCGTTGGACGTAGTTCTTTGTTTCGTAAAATGGGATCTTCTCGATCCAGTCGATCCAGCTGATCGAACCGGTGCGCGGATCGCCGTTGGCGGCGAGCCATTTGTTCACGTTGCCCGGGCCGGCGTTGTAGGCGGCGATCGCCAGCGGGTAGCTGCCGCCGTAATAGGAGACCAGGCGCTCGATATGATTGCTGCCGAGCTGCACGTTGTAGCTGGCGTCGTCGATTAGCGAAGCGGACATGTACTGAATTCCGGCCTTGCCGGCTTCCTCGCGCGCGGTGGCCGGCATTAGCTGCATCAGGCCGCGCGCGCCAGCGTGACTCACGGCGTTCTGCGCGAACTGGCTTTCCTGTCGGCTGATGGCATGGACCAGCGTCCAGTTCGTCCCCGGCGGGGTTACCAGTGTGGGATACCCGAGCGTGGTGAAGCCTTCGTAGCCGTCGGCGGCGGCGGCTTCGGCGGCAATGACCGCGAGATCGCGGCGCCCGATGTCCCGCGCGAGTTCGGTTACCAGCAGGTAGTCATCGAGCGTTTGGGCCTGGCTGGCCATTTCGCGGTAGAAGCGGATGCCCACCGACCACGGCGCGTCGCGGGCTACCTCGGTTACCGCGGCAGTAAGCGGGGCGCCGAGGAAGGCCTTGCGCTCGGCAGCCGTCGGCGTCCCGGCCGGAACGCCCGGCAACGCCGGCATAGGTCGGTCGAGCCGGTCCAGGGCCAACTGGCCATAGAAGCGGTCGGGATAGGCGGCGGCCATCTCGTAGTAACGCTTGGCTTCGGCGGCTTGACCGGCGCGCTGCGCAGCGTGCCCGGCCCAGAAGAAACCTTTCGACCGGGTCTGCGGGGTGCGGGCGGCGGCGCCGTAACGGTAGAAGAGGGGCACCGCGCTGGCCGGATCGCCGAGGTCCCAGAGCGACTGCGTCCCGCCCAGCCACATCAGCGAGGTGTAATCGTCGCGCAGCTTGTACTCCATGGCGGAGATGTCTGCACCGGGGGCAAACGCGTCGTCGATTTTCGAGGCGATGCTGCGCGCAGCCTGGGCGCCGCCGATGCGGGCAACGCTGAGTTGTTCGGTCACCCAGGCGGTCGGATCGAAGGGGCGCGAGGCCAGCGGCAGGCGCGTCGAGAGCAGGCTCACTGCTTCGCGGGCGCGGCCTTCGGTGCGCAGCTCGCGGCTGCGGTTGTAGAGATAGCCGGGATCGGACGTTGCCGCCGGGTCGACCGTGGCGCCATCGCCGCCCTGGAGGATCGCGAGTCGCGCAGCGAACAGACCGAGCTTGCCGGGGGAGACGCGAGCAATCTGCCGCGCCGCGCCCTCGGCGTCGCGCTGCCACAGCAGCGCGTCCATCCGCGCGTCCTGGTCCGCTTGGGTAAACTGGCTGCCGAAGTTGGCGAAGATGGTGGCGGCTGCGGTGTCGCTCATCTCGCCGCCGCGCCACGCGGCGAGCGCGACAGCGGCGGCATCGGCGGGGCGCTGGGCCATCAGGGCGAGAGCGTAATGGGCGCGCGCGTAGTTGGACTCAGGCGGATAGCGGTCAAAAAACGCCGCGAGACGGTCGGCCGAGACGAATTGGTTCTTCAGAGCCTCCTCGGCGTAGCGCTGCAAGGTCGCCGCATCGGGGAAGCCGGGGTAGGTCATCAGAAAACCGGCATAGTCCTCGAAGGGGCGCGTCTTGCTGGCCTTGAGTTGTTCCCACTGGGCGATCGCCGGAGCCATGCGACCGGGCCCCTGCGCGACCAGATCGGCGCGCGCCTTGTCCCAGTCGGACGCGCTGTAAACCGCGTCCTGCGAATGAACCGGCGCAGCGAGGGTGGCGGAGGTACAGAGAAGCGAGGTAATGATGAGCCGACGAACCATGCTGGACATCGTGGCAGGCGTCTCCTTATCAGGCGGTGAACGAACCCGTTGCGTGCGCAGGAAAAGCGTCCGCTCCCTTCTGAATCGAATATGAAAGCAGCGCAAATGTTCTCTGGCTCAATACCGGCCCTGGTGACTCCTTTTCGCGACGAACGGTTCGACGAGGCGGCTTTTCGGCGCTTCGTCGACTGGCAGATTGCCGGCGGCTCAAACGCTCTCGTGCCGTGCGGGACGACCGGTGAGAGCGCCACACTCGACAACGACGAGCATCACAAGGTGATCAAGGTCTGCGTCGAACAAGCGGCAGGGCGCGTGCCGGTGATCGCCGGATGCGGCTCCAACGACACTCGCACCGCGCTGTGGCACATGAATGTGGCCCGCGACCTTGGCGCCGATGCCGCGTTGCTGGTTGCGCCCTACTACAACAGGCCGAGCCAAGACGGGCTGATCCGCCATTTCAGCTTCCTTGCGGAAAACTGCGATCTGCCCATCGTGCTCTACAACGTTCCCGGCCGGACGGTGACCGACATCCTGCCAGCCACGGTCATCGGACTGGGCAAGCGCTTCCCCGAGCGGATCGTGTCGATCAAGGATGCCAGCGGGGACTTGTCGCGGGTCGTCACGCACAGGATCGGACTGGGCCCGAATTTCAACCAGCTCTCGGGCGACGACCCGCTGGCGCTGGCCGGCTACGCCCTCGGTCAGAGCGGCTGCATCTCGGTGACCGCAAATGTCGCGCCGAAGCTGTGTGCCGAATTCCACGCCGCGGCGGCGGCGGGCGACTTTGAGACGGCGCGCACGCTCAACGAGCGACTCTATCCCCTGCACAGGGCGCTGTTCGCAGACGCCAGCCCGAGCCCGACCAAGTACGCGCTGAGCAAGCTCCACGACTGGCTGCGCCCCGACACTCGATTGCCGATCGCTCCATGCAGCGATGCCGCAAAGCGGGCCGTCGATGCGGCGATGGAAGCCGCGGGCATCGGCTGACCCACGCACAAACCGCGCTCGGCTCGCGTATGAAACGCGCGAATCCGGGCTTCCGTCCCGATCAATAAAGCGGCGAGGGGTGCTGCTCGCCAAGCATCATCGCGCCGTAAGTAGCGAAGGCCGCGCGGTTGATGATCATGTGTTGGTTGAGAGTCAGCGCATCGCGGGCGAGGCGCTCGAGGGGACCGCCTTCGAACACCGCGTGGGCGCCAATAAGGTCGAAAAGCCGGCGCGTGACATCGGCCGCCATGCGGAACGAGTTGACATTGGCGAGA is from Croceibacterium aestuarii and encodes:
- the dapA gene encoding 4-hydroxy-tetrahydrodipicolinate synthase encodes the protein MFSGSIPALVTPFRDERFDEAAFRRFVDWQIAGGSNALVPCGTTGESATLDNDEHHKVIKVCVEQAAGRVPVIAGCGSNDTRTALWHMNVARDLGADAALLVAPYYNRPSQDGLIRHFSFLAENCDLPIVLYNVPGRTVTDILPATVIGLGKRFPERIVSIKDASGDLSRVVTHRIGLGPNFNQLSGDDPLALAGYALGQSGCISVTANVAPKLCAEFHAAAAAGDFETARTLNERLYPLHRALFADASPSPTKYALSKLHDWLRPDTRLPIAPCSDAAKRAVDAAMEAAGIG
- the greB gene encoding transcription elongation factor GreB, whose amino-acid sequence is MEPRTNYITPAGLAALRARYDRLLGTERPEIVAIVSWAAGNGDRSENGDYLYGRKRMREIDRELARLAKKMKTAKVVDPAAQPDRARAWFGATVTIADENDEQRTLTLVGDDEQDASSHKIGWSAPIARALRGAAVGDLRTVRLPAGEKEWEVLEISYPEAVTPQP
- a CDS encoding lytic transglycosylase domain-containing protein, giving the protein MSSMVRRLIITSLLCTSATLAAPVHSQDAVYSASDWDKARADLVAQGPGRMAPAIAQWEQLKASKTRPFEDYAGFLMTYPGFPDAATLQRYAEEALKNQFVSADRLAAFFDRYPPESNYARAHYALALMAQRPADAAAVALAAWRGGEMSDTAAATIFANFGSQFTQADQDARMDALLWQRDAEGAARQIARVSPGKLGLFAARLAILQGGDGATVDPAATSDPGYLYNRSRELRTEGRAREAVSLLSTRLPLASRPFDPTAWVTEQLSVARIGGAQAARSIASKIDDAFAPGADISAMEYKLRDDYTSLMWLGGTQSLWDLGDPASAVPLFYRYGAAARTPQTRSKGFFWAGHAAQRAGQAAEAKRYYEMAAAYPDRFYGQLALDRLDRPMPALPGVPAGTPTAAERKAFLGAPLTAAVTEVARDAPWSVGIRFYREMASQAQTLDDYLLVTELARDIGRRDLAVIAAEAAAADGYEGFTTLGYPTLVTPPGTNWTLVHAISRQESQFAQNAVSHAGARGLMQLMPATAREEAGKAGIQYMSASLIDDASYNVQLGSNHIERLVSYYGGSYPLAIAAYNAGPGNVNKWLAANGDPRTGSISWIDWIEKIPFYETKNYVQRVLENAVVYESLHPDKAPYGTPRKLDSLLR